The following are encoded in a window of Bradyrhizobium sp. WBOS07 genomic DNA:
- a CDS encoding GIY-YIG nuclease family protein: MPVYFIGEDENGCSPIKIGVAKNIEARQRNLHTGNPLELRLLGWIEATDAFQLERELHKHFGSTHVRGEWFDIEPGDILAILKRAGRAGFVAKNADAFQIVGYDRDAIPEYLGVWEWADLEIDECCPFCGCLCGMHFQEASQMYYCIRCDTLTDFSELDPREYPPDE; encoded by the coding sequence GTGCCGGTCTATTTCATTGGCGAAGATGAAAACGGATGCTCCCCGATCAAGATCGGCGTGGCGAAGAACATCGAGGCGCGCCAGCGCAACCTCCACACGGGGAATCCTTTGGAGCTGCGACTGCTCGGGTGGATCGAAGCGACCGACGCCTTCCAGCTTGAACGAGAGCTGCACAAGCATTTTGGATCGACCCATGTGCGTGGAGAATGGTTCGACATCGAGCCGGGTGACATCCTGGCCATTCTCAAGCGCGCCGGCCGCGCTGGATTTGTCGCCAAGAACGCCGATGCTTTCCAGATCGTCGGTTATGATCGCGACGCCATTCCCGAATACCTCGGCGTGTGGGAATGGGCCGATCTGGAAATCGACGAATGCTGCCCGTTCTGCGGATGTCTATGCGGCATGCATTTTCAGGAAGCCTCGCAGATGTACTATTGCATCCGATGCGACACGCTGACCGACTTTTCCGAGCTCGATCCGCGTGAGTATCCGCCGGACGAGTGA
- a CDS encoding phage exclusion protein Lit family protein has protein sequence MNMETEPSDRTIVLHLLRGAVPERADEISGLWSQYGHGVEVAPSTKGVTMKADDKRIQFDTKTIDFFWLLGFSAWRAIEVYSPALLVATWTGMPLDQALKIDAERGQYEFDYKQRVSTAQSLIAAEQTAQISWPADIPEPTADRDSLGDVQHKTMFDLVAFALAFALLHEFRHVMYCADKSAPSTLPEEEIGCDNWAREFMTSGLAAYAKEHRTTTLKSSRSARWE, from the coding sequence TTGAACATGGAAACGGAACCATCCGACCGGACCATCGTCCTCCATCTCCTGCGCGGGGCTGTACCCGAGCGCGCCGACGAGATCAGCGGCCTATGGAGCCAGTATGGTCATGGTGTGGAAGTCGCGCCGAGCACCAAGGGCGTGACGATGAAGGCCGATGACAAGCGCATCCAGTTCGACACCAAGACGATCGACTTTTTCTGGCTGCTCGGCTTCAGCGCATGGCGTGCCATCGAGGTGTATTCGCCGGCCCTGCTGGTGGCGACATGGACCGGAATGCCGCTTGATCAGGCCCTCAAGATCGATGCCGAACGGGGGCAATACGAATTCGATTACAAGCAGCGCGTCAGCACCGCTCAATCGCTCATCGCGGCCGAACAGACCGCACAGATTTCCTGGCCTGCGGACATCCCCGAGCCGACCGCTGACCGCGACAGCTTGGGAGATGTCCAGCACAAGACGATGTTCGACCTCGTCGCGTTTGCCCTGGCCTTCGCGCTGCTGCACGAATTCCGGCACGTCATGTATTGCGCCGACAAGAGCGCACCGTCGACACTGCCCGAGGAGGAAATCGGCTGCGATAACTGGGCCCGCGAGTTCATGACCAGCGGCCTCGCCGCCTATGCGAAGGAGCATAGGACAACTACGCTCAAGTCCAGCAGAAGCGCGCGATGGGAATAG